A DNA window from Daucus carota subsp. sativus chromosome 3, DH1 v3.0, whole genome shotgun sequence contains the following coding sequences:
- the LOC108213925 gene encoding uncharacterized protein LOC108213925: protein MLGMDELKQVQCYLENELTQLKEKNDALRAGNDMLQAKKQQLLNEVWRKVAEYNYPEFVHVVVPPVIEACDPPNYEELGVVDSWTKTFSFKRAFTNPLHSFSQFAV from the exons ATGTTGGGAATGGACGAGCTTAAACAAGTCCAGTGTTACTTGGAGAATGAGCTCACTCAACTGAAG GAGAAAAACGATGCTCTACGAGCGGGAAACGACATGCTTCAAGCTAAAAAACAACAATTACTAAATGAAGTTTGGAGAAAAGTTGCAGAATACAATTACCCGGAGTTTGTTCATGTGGTGGTGCCTCCGGTAATTGAAGCATGTGATCCCCCAAACTACGAG GAGCTTGGTGTTGTTGATTCTTGGACCAAGACATTCTCATTCAAAAGAGCTTTTACCAATCCCCTGCACTCGTTTTCCCAATTTGCGGTGTAG
- the LOC135151721 gene encoding uncharacterized protein LOC135151721 — protein MPVPQYARSCSEYRSRLVPGSLFAANMICVEILLNDLHVFEVYGHIDALRCLYPLFTVFMLCNTSGCQFGEGCHFLDYVPGGFSALGQMGNMGPGARKPAPPTYADGPAPAIKTKLCNQINTPEGCKFGYGAKKDKGKKKTAISQGMMMVIAMRKIEMKLPS, from the exons ATGCCTGTTCCTCAATATGCTAGAAGCTGTAGTGAATATCGTTCCAGACTGGTACCTGGCAGTTTGTTTGCTGCCAATATGATTTGTGTTGAAATACTGCTTAATGATTTGCACGTGTTTGAAGTTTATGGTCATATTGATGCATTGCGATGTTTATACCCCTTGTTTACTGTGTTCATGTTATGCAACACTTCTGGATGCCAGTTTGGAGAAGGGTGTCATTTTCTGGACTATGTTCCTGGGGGCTTTAGCGCACTAGGACAGATGGGAAACATGGGACCAGGCGCAAGAAAGCCAGCTCCACCAACATATGCAGATGGTCCTGCTCCAGCTATCAAAACTAAGCTCTGCAACCAAATCAACACCCCAGAAGGATGCAAGTTCG GCTATGGTGCCAAAAAAGACAAAGGCAAAAAGAAAACGGCTATTTCTCAAGGGATGATGATGGTGATTGCGATGAGGAAGATTGAAATGAAGCTACCTAGCTAG